Proteins encoded together in one Flavobacteriales bacterium window:
- a CDS encoding tetratricopeptide repeat protein translates to MTVVLIHSVSGQSLGLLLSEGDLQRISRSPEMVDAKIKELQERADSTSSLAEKVSLLQTIILLEPHSRDAYCELSLTYDRIGELLMQVNASSAAIQMTHNAIRLTKYCDRFSSDAVYNHLGKLGTFHLLSHNYDSALYYFRQSENFSDTMLDPIWHASAMNNLGMVWMELGNFDSAYTYYNSAVFGLNSAVPEHQHMLGSVTDNLAKWHKINTDYSVALQLFSQNVERYRPFQDTMHMVKSLLGQAEAQLALEQFSEAEATLDSIEAWLRPFKKLSVRRAEQMLDYFRLQRALCGSNKKPACELQMADSLLVWQQLNFDINEETQRLMLGAINQAEFTRFNREKALRSRLNSMEHRSSEHDKPLIALLALACAIIVFLSYRLFRKR, encoded by the coding sequence ATGACAGTTGTGTTGATACATTCCGTATCGGGGCAATCGCTTGGTCTATTGTTATCTGAAGGGGATCTTCAGCGAATTTCCCGTTCTCCCGAAATGGTAGATGCGAAGATCAAGGAATTGCAAGAACGAGCTGATTCTACATCTTCACTTGCAGAGAAGGTGTCTCTTCTTCAAACTATCATTCTTCTCGAACCGCATTCACGGGATGCCTACTGCGAACTGAGCTTGACCTATGATAGGATAGGGGAGTTGCTGATGCAGGTAAACGCCTCATCGGCAGCTATTCAAATGACGCATAACGCTATCCGATTGACAAAGTATTGTGACCGATTCTCGTCAGATGCCGTTTACAATCACTTAGGTAAATTAGGAACGTTCCATTTGCTTTCTCATAATTACGATAGCGCGTTGTATTACTTCAGGCAATCGGAGAATTTTTCAGATACCATGCTAGATCCCATCTGGCACGCATCTGCCATGAACAATTTGGGCATGGTTTGGATGGAGTTGGGCAATTTCGATTCAGCTTACACTTATTACAATAGTGCCGTTTTTGGATTGAATTCAGCTGTTCCAGAACATCAGCACATGCTTGGTAGCGTGACTGATAATTTGGCAAAATGGCACAAGATAAATACGGATTACAGTGTAGCGCTTCAGCTTTTTTCACAGAACGTAGAACGGTACCGCCCTTTTCAGGACACCATGCATATGGTTAAGTCGTTGCTCGGTCAGGCGGAAGCACAACTGGCCTTGGAGCAATTTTCGGAAGCAGAAGCCACGCTCGATTCCATTGAGGCTTGGCTCAGGCCATTCAAGAAATTATCGGTGCGGAGAGCGGAGCAAATGCTCGATTATTTTCGATTACAAAGGGCATTGTGCGGATCCAATAAAAAACCAGCTTGCGAACTTCAAATGGCAGATAGCTTGTTGGTTTGGCAACAGCTCAATTTTGACATCAATGAGGAAACACAGCGTTTGATGCTAGGAGCCATCAATCAAGCAGAGTTTACTCGGTTCAATCGGGAAAAAGCCTTAAGAAGCCGGTTGAATTCTATGGAACACCGTTCGTCTGAACACGACAAACCGCTAATCGCACTGCTAGCCTTAGCCTGCGCGATCATCGTATTTCTGAGCTACAGGCTATTCAGAAAACGCTAG